The Sphaerospermopsis torques-reginae ITEP-024 genome has a window encoding:
- a CDS encoding mechanosensitive ion channel family protein — translation METVLNALQSINYSNIPIAKIAAVIVILTITQTLRRFVLAVIIKTIEKFTSKTETTLDDELIAIIKPALNWLILIGGFWLIKEILSEELGSKLTDTIGKSLNLIVIFIVGYVVYRASSILGQLIANVVLQTETELDELLRPLMPKIFQSAAIIVLVIKISEIFLGQSAAALVGLLGGAGITLGLLFKDIVYDWFCTVIIYSDNLYREGDWVGISGVDGFVQILDIGFRTTTLHIVKWGSIMKMPNSRMISGIVENWSQNPGEELKWGLNLILKIDGISAKQTERICDAIEQMPTSIPGLSPKCTVRFKNIEKNARVIELMAFVNDDNLYFDAEKNLNLAILELLEQEGIDSLYVELRTEPEKYKPMPNSNN, via the coding sequence AATGCCTTACAAAGTATCAACTATTCCAATATCCCCATAGCTAAAATTGCTGCTGTTATTGTCATACTGACGATTACACAAACATTAAGACGATTTGTTTTAGCGGTTATCATTAAAACCATTGAAAAGTTCACAAGCAAAACAGAAACTACCCTTGATGATGAATTAATTGCGATTATTAAGCCAGCTTTAAACTGGCTAATTCTCATTGGTGGATTTTGGTTGATTAAGGAAATTCTTTCCGAGGAATTAGGTTCTAAATTAACGGATACTATTGGTAAGAGTCTGAACCTAATAGTTATTTTCATTGTTGGCTATGTTGTTTATCGTGCTTCGTCAATTTTAGGTCAATTAATTGCTAATGTTGTCCTGCAAACCGAGACTGAGCTTGATGAATTACTCAGACCTTTGATGCCGAAAATTTTTCAATCAGCGGCAATTATTGTATTAGTAATTAAAATCAGTGAAATATTTTTAGGACAATCAGCTGCTGCACTTGTGGGTTTACTCGGTGGTGCTGGTATCACTTTAGGTTTACTGTTCAAAGATATTGTTTATGACTGGTTTTGTACAGTGATTATCTACTCTGATAATCTGTATCGTGAAGGTGATTGGGTAGGAATATCAGGGGTAGATGGTTTTGTGCAAATACTGGATATTGGATTTAGAACCACAACATTACATATAGTTAAATGGGGTTCAATCATGAAAATGCCCAATTCTCGCATGATTTCTGGAATTGTAGAAAATTGGTCACAAAATCCAGGGGAAGAATTAAAGTGGGGTCTAAATTTAATTCTCAAAATAGATGGTATTTCTGCAAAACAAACAGAGAGAATTTGTGATGCTATTGAACAAATGCCAACATCTATTCCTGGTTTGTCTCCTAAGTGTACCGTGCGTTTCAAAAACATTGAAAAAAATGCCCGTGTAATTGAGTTGATGGCATTTGTAAATGATGATAACTTGTATTTTGATGCTGAGAAAAACTTAAATTTAGCTATTTTGGAACTTTTGGAGCAAGAGGGTATTGATTCTCTGTATGTAGAGTTGAGAACAGAACCAGAAAAATACAAACCGATGCCAAACAGCAATAATTGA
- a CDS encoding mechanosensitive ion channel family protein — protein sequence MNILITLAEVSILIIVFIIFRWLVGKLFKLLVRLSILKGDDIKIKILRRNITGLLLLICILLCVFIVGFNGFLIYQGEDLQQYKIALIRRIPSGFWLALGIGIAQSISVIIAAAIALKVIKHWLKIASNRAKNLDQNTADDESIDAFFTSLNQRIRGGIWLWVIIACTQFLKLPTVVSEYLYIGLRIYLIIAVGLLILKAVAAIVDTLDVLSVRYSSPDNLLRFYDRLQHLIPFLKRCLEFVIYVCTVTLVIQQVQLIAKLATFGLKIIQIIAIIFFSRVMFEVVYLLLEEVLLKNQNLTETQRSRRLTLIPLFRSLLQYFIYFSVAVSILYILDINPTPILAGAGIVGIAVGLGAQTLINDIVCGFFILFENYYLVGDYIEAGKAEEKAVEGTVEAIELRTTRIRHPNGQLHIIRNGDIGSITNYSKQYIFAVVEVNVPCDSNLSHIYEVIGEIGQQLKASDLDVLEATFVEGVESLSESHLLLRTLTKVKPGKHLHIQRVLRKLYMDNFQNQGILLPATIPKSED from the coding sequence ATGAACATATTAATTACTTTAGCTGAAGTCAGTATTTTAATAATTGTTTTTATAATATTCAGATGGCTTGTAGGTAAGTTATTTAAGCTATTGGTTAGATTATCAATATTGAAGGGCGACGATATAAAAATCAAAATTCTGCGCCGCAATATTACTGGTTTGTTATTGCTTATTTGTATATTATTGTGTGTTTTCATTGTTGGTTTTAATGGTTTTCTGATCTATCAGGGTGAAGACCTCCAACAATATAAAATAGCCCTGATCCGTCGTATTCCATCAGGATTTTGGCTGGCATTAGGAATTGGTATTGCTCAAAGTATTAGTGTGATAATTGCTGCGGCGATCGCTCTAAAAGTTATTAAACATTGGTTAAAAATAGCTAGTAATCGCGCCAAGAACTTAGACCAAAATACAGCTGATGATGAAAGTATAGATGCTTTTTTTACCTCCCTCAATCAAAGGATTAGAGGTGGAATTTGGTTATGGGTGATTATTGCTTGTACCCAATTTCTCAAACTACCCACAGTAGTTTCAGAATATCTATATATTGGACTCCGAATCTATCTGATTATTGCTGTCGGATTACTCATTCTCAAAGCAGTGGCCGCAATTGTTGATACTCTAGATGTTCTGAGTGTCAGATATTCCAGTCCTGATAACCTGCTGAGATTTTATGATCGACTCCAACACCTGATTCCCTTTTTGAAGCGGTGTTTGGAATTTGTGATTTACGTCTGTACAGTCACATTAGTTATTCAGCAAGTTCAGTTAATAGCTAAATTGGCTACCTTTGGTCTAAAAATTATCCAAATCATCGCTATCATCTTCTTCAGTCGTGTGATGTTTGAGGTGGTTTACTTACTATTAGAGGAGGTGCTGTTAAAAAACCAGAATTTGACTGAAACCCAAAGAAGTAGACGTTTAACTTTGATTCCTTTGTTTCGGAGTTTGTTGCAATATTTTATCTACTTTAGTGTTGCGGTTTCTATTCTCTATATTCTTGATATTAATCCTACTCCTATCTTAGCTGGTGCGGGGATTGTGGGTATTGCTGTGGGGTTAGGCGCACAGACATTAATTAATGATATAGTTTGTGGCTTTTTTATTCTTTTTGAAAATTACTATTTGGTAGGTGACTATATTGAAGCTGGGAAAGCTGAAGAAAAAGCAGTAGAGGGTACTGTGGAAGCAATAGAACTGAGAACCACCCGCATTAGACATCCTAATGGTCAATTACATATTATTCGTAATGGTGATATTGGTTCAATTACTAATTATTCTAAACAGTATATATTTGCGGTTGTGGAAGTCAATGTACCTTGTGATTCTAATTTATCACATATATATGAAGTAATTGGGGAAATAGGACAACAATTAAAAGCCAGTGATCTAGATGTCCTGGAAGCAACTTTTGTAGAAGGTGTAGAAAGTTTGAGTGAATCTCACTTGTTATTACGAACCTTAACTAAGGTAAAACCGGGAAAACATCTGCATATTCAGCGTGTGTTGCGTAAACTTTATATGGATAATTTTCAAAACCAAGGTATTTTACTGCCGGCGACTATTCCCAAGAGTGAGGATTAG
- a CDS encoding radical SAM protein: MKLKNPSIGLVEVPALGLYDEEGHNWTALYRRNTLLSKQVLMADLQAGGFDAQLVNLKAGDSKEPFGEVTWKGMNLTKAYVGQRIYDIDPETYDAWGITVNYTQERQVTCMAIAHFASKGKPVVVGGSDAIAEPKYYLDAGATAIVIDKSGAANWPIFDYVLGKTPREKLTGVILADGTYHPTRPQAMSPDEWALPSVDVARQCLGQEYSEEPFVEDLVPIGSVYPDIGCDRKCDFCQTPTYTSGYRRMSPQTTINWIARQKEAGAKCTVMGSDQFLGRVLFPGGREEIIEITTAAREMGMPLLWPNGLELRKATLGRGRNYENTDLTPDEELIEALWGWDGKAGGFLGYIPAERPVFGTGSYKKLLPWQQHCEMMKAIVRVGLPVIVYGLIIGFPDDTQDSLLRLEEAVLELHQQLREINPDLEFQVASYAISPIPGTPQGENIRKSGLLRFDDPSIIGGFWTPSCDTHHLSYEDISDWQFRLAQIGKAESKIINYHGGLTKLSASVN; encoded by the coding sequence ATGAAATTAAAAAATCCAAGCATCGGATTAGTTGAAGTACCCGCCTTGGGATTGTATGACGAAGAAGGACATAATTGGACGGCATTATATAGACGTAATACCTTATTAAGTAAACAGGTATTAATGGCAGATTTACAAGCGGGTGGTTTTGATGCTCAACTGGTAAATCTCAAAGCCGGTGATTCAAAAGAACCCTTTGGAGAAGTAACTTGGAAAGGGATGAATTTGACTAAAGCCTATGTAGGTCAAAGGATTTATGATATAGATCCTGAAACTTATGATGCTTGGGGAATCACTGTTAATTATACCCAAGAACGTCAAGTAACTTGTATGGCGATCGCCCATTTTGCCAGTAAAGGAAAACCCGTTGTAGTTGGTGGTTCAGATGCGATCGCAGAACCCAAATATTATTTAGACGCAGGTGCAACAGCAATAGTAATTGATAAATCTGGTGCAGCTAACTGGCCGATTTTTGACTATGTACTCGGTAAAACTCCCAGGGAAAAACTCACAGGAGTAATATTAGCCGATGGTACTTATCATCCCACACGCCCACAAGCCATGAGTCCCGATGAATGGGCATTACCATCGGTAGATGTAGCCAGACAATGTTTAGGACAAGAATATTCAGAAGAACCCTTTGTAGAAGACCTCGTACCCATAGGTTCGGTGTATCCTGACATTGGGTGCGATCGCAAATGTGACTTTTGCCAAACTCCCACCTACACATCAGGTTATCGCCGGATGTCACCCCAAACTACCATCAATTGGATTGCTCGACAAAAAGAAGCCGGCGCAAAATGCACAGTCATGGGTTCAGATCAATTTCTTGGCCGCGTCTTATTTCCAGGCGGAAGAGAAGAAATTATCGAAATCACCACAGCAGCGAGAGAAATGGGAATGCCCCTTTTATGGCCTAACGGTTTAGAACTGAGAAAAGCCACATTAGGAAGAGGACGCAACTACGAAAACACAGACCTCACACCCGACGAAGAACTGATCGAAGCACTGTGGGGATGGGATGGCAAAGCTGGCGGATTTTTAGGTTATATTCCCGCAGAACGTCCCGTTTTCGGTACAGGATCTTACAAAAAACTCCTGCCCTGGCAACAACATTGTGAAATGATGAAAGCGATCGTCAGAGTAGGTCTTCCTGTCATCGTTTATGGTTTAATTATTGGTTTTCCTGATGATACTCAAGATAGTTTACTTCGTCTCGAAGAAGCAGTATTAGAACTTCATCAACAACTTAGAGAAATTAACCCAGACTTAGAATTTCAAGTAGCTTCCTACGCTATTTCTCCCATACCCGGAACACCCCAAGGAGAAAACATTCGTAAATCAGGACTACTACGTTTTGATGATCCATCTATCATTGGTGGTTTCTGGACTCCTAGTTGTGACACCCACCATCTCAGCTATGAAGATATTTCCGATTGGCAATTTAGACTAGCTCAAATCGGTAAAGCAGAATCTAAAATCATCAACTATCATGGAGGACTCACAAAACTTTCTGCTAGTGTAAACTAA
- a CDS encoding DUF427 domain-containing protein, whose translation MIRPQPIPPKPGQESVWDYPRPAILQDTDKHLKVICNGIVLAETTRGKRVLETSHPPTYYFPPEDIKLEHLIETPKKNLCEWKGAYQYYDIKIGDKYINFASWRYFNPTPDFLPIQEYYGFIAALMDACYVNDELVKPQSGDFYGGWITADIVGPFKGEPGTWGW comes from the coding sequence ATGATCAGACCACAACCTATACCACCAAAACCAGGACAAGAATCAGTTTGGGACTATCCCCGTCCAGCAATTTTACAAGATACCGACAAACATCTGAAAGTAATTTGTAATGGTATTGTTTTAGCAGAAACCACCAGAGGAAAAAGAGTTTTAGAAACCAGTCATCCTCCCACCTATTACTTCCCCCCAGAAGACATCAAACTAGAACATTTAATAGAAACACCAAAGAAAAATCTTTGTGAATGGAAAGGTGCATATCAATATTATGATATCAAGATTGGTGATAAGTATATCAATTTTGCATCTTGGCGATATTTTAACCCCACACCAGATTTTCTACCCATTCAAGAATACTATGGTTTTATCGCAGCTTTAATGGATGCTTGTTATGTCAATGATGAGCTAGTAAAACCACAATCTGGTGATTTTTATGGCGGATGGATCACTGCGGATATTGTTGGACCATTTAAAGGTGAACCAGGTACTTGGGGATGGTAA
- a CDS encoding putative toxin-antitoxin system toxin component, PIN family translates to MKVIIDTNILISAALKNKVPEQVVLFVAFNLEYTWLVSEEILEEYQSVLNREKLNINLDRRNLFLKCVKDVTTLIKVDNTIEFKRDRKDAKFLSCAIASKADLLITGDKDFSEAQALIETKIISVSQFKETYLS, encoded by the coding sequence ATGAAGGTTATTATAGATACTAATATTCTCATATCTGCTGCTCTGAAAAATAAAGTCCCTGAACAAGTAGTTTTATTTGTTGCCTTTAATTTAGAGTATACTTGGTTAGTCTCAGAAGAAATTCTTGAAGAGTATCAATCAGTATTAAATAGAGAAAAGTTAAACATTAATTTAGATAGACGCAATCTTTTTCTAAAATGTGTAAAAGATGTTACTACTTTAATTAAAGTTGATAATACTATTGAGTTTAAAAGAGATAGAAAAGATGCCAAGTTTCTTAGCTGTGCTATAGCGTCTAAAGCTGATTTACTGATTACTGGGGATAAAGATTTTAGCGAAGCACAAGCACTAATTGAGACTAAAATTATCTCAGTTTCTCAGTTTAAGGAAACATATTTGTCTTGA
- a CDS encoding glycine betaine ABC transporter substrate-binding protein, whose amino-acid sequence MFLFKYASEIILRSGEHLILVAISMIVAISIGIPLGIFITRQPKLAPPILGLANAIQTIPSLAIFGFLISVPFLGGIGKNPAIFALTLYALLPIIRNTYIGINGINPAIKEAGVGMGMTDQELLLKVEIPLALPVILAGVRVATVISVGIATIAAAIGGGGLGIFIFRGISTVNNELILAGAIPAAFIALSADFGLGFLEKTLTKQTGNKPKIAIILGIIIFIISGLIVFNFQQTPATITIGSKNFTEQVILGEILAQTIENNTNLKVDRKLNLGGTFIAHEAVKAGKIAGYVEYTGTAFAAVLKEKTITDPQVVYERTKKAYQEKYNLTVMQPLGFENTYAMLIRAEDAKKLQVKTLSEIAKYTPQMQAGFGYEFLERADGYPGFSKTYGLKFANIKQMELGVMYQALKEKQVDFIATNSTDGLIQVLNLVMLEDDKKYFPPYEAVPVFNQEILEKYPELVETINKLAGKISTAEIQQMNYQVDNQSQPVEDVVREWLKSKKI is encoded by the coding sequence ATGTTTTTATTTAAATATGCTTCAGAAATCATCCTTCGCAGTGGCGAACATTTAATATTAGTAGCTATATCCATGATAGTGGCCATTTCTATTGGTATTCCTTTGGGTATTTTTATCACCCGTCAACCAAAACTTGCACCTCCAATTTTGGGTTTAGCAAACGCTATCCAAACTATTCCCAGTTTAGCCATATTTGGGTTTTTAATCTCCGTTCCCTTTTTAGGAGGAATAGGTAAAAATCCCGCCATTTTTGCTTTAACTCTTTATGCTTTATTACCGATAATTCGTAATACTTACATTGGTATTAATGGTATCAATCCTGCTATTAAAGAAGCTGGAGTAGGGATGGGAATGACAGATCAAGAATTATTATTAAAAGTCGAAATTCCCCTAGCTTTACCAGTTATTTTAGCAGGTGTCAGAGTAGCAACTGTGATATCTGTAGGTATTGCCACTATTGCTGCTGCTATTGGTGGTGGTGGTTTGGGAATATTTATTTTTCGCGGTATTTCTACAGTTAATAATGAATTGATTTTAGCAGGTGCAATACCCGCAGCTTTTATTGCGTTGAGTGCAGATTTTGGATTAGGTTTTTTAGAAAAAACTCTCACTAAACAAACAGGTAATAAACCAAAAATTGCAATAATTTTAGGGATAATTATTTTTATAATATCTGGTTTAATTGTCTTTAATTTTCAGCAAACACCAGCCACAATTACTATTGGTTCAAAAAACTTTACTGAACAAGTAATTTTAGGAGAAATATTAGCACAAACAATAGAAAACAATACTAATTTAAAAGTAGACAGAAAGTTGAATTTAGGTGGTACATTTATTGCCCATGAAGCAGTAAAAGCGGGCAAAATAGCGGGTTATGTAGAATATACAGGTACTGCATTTGCAGCAGTTTTAAAAGAAAAAACCATTACAGATCCGCAAGTTGTTTATGAAAGAACTAAAAAAGCATATCAAGAAAAATATAATTTAACAGTCATGCAACCTTTGGGTTTTGAAAATACCTATGCGATGCTTATTCGTGCTGAAGATGCAAAAAAATTGCAAGTTAAAACCCTTTCAGAAATTGCTAAATATACTCCCCAAATGCAAGCAGGTTTTGGTTATGAATTTTTAGAACGTGCTGACGGTTATCCTGGTTTCTCAAAAACTTATGGCTTAAAATTTGCCAATATTAAACAAATGGAATTAGGGGTGATGTATCAAGCTTTAAAAGAAAAACAAGTTGATTTCATAGCTACAAATTCTACAGATGGGTTAATTCAAGTTTTAAATTTAGTGATGTTAGAAGATGATAAAAAATATTTTCCACCTTATGAAGCTGTACCTGTTTTCAATCAAGAAATTCTGGAAAAATATCCAGAGTTAGTAGAAACTATTAATAAATTAGCGGGTAAAATTTCTACAGCAGAAATACAGCAGATGAATTATCAAGTTGATAATCAATCTCAACCAGTGGAAGATGTGGTGAGGGAGTGGTTAAAATCTAAAAAAATATAA
- a CDS encoding ATP-binding cassette domain-containing protein, with protein sequence MSSISEIAVEFKNVSFKINHRLLLSNLNLSIYQGEALILLGRSGSGKTTTLKLINHLLTPTQGQVLVQSKPTTQWDAIKLRRRIGYVIQETGLFPHFTVAENIGLVPSLEKWSANKIQTRVHEMLELVGLEPGKFAQRYPHQLSGGQRQRVGVARALAADPPILLMDEPFGALDPITRLELQQQFQYLQQQLGKTVIFVTHDIQEAFFLATRIGLMYEGNLVALGTRREFIKSQHPEAQAFLSCLNALKNWEELN encoded by the coding sequence ATGTCTTCAATATCAGAAATAGCAGTTGAATTTAAAAATGTCAGTTTTAAAATTAATCACCGTCTTCTATTATCTAACCTAAATCTGAGTATTTATCAAGGAGAAGCATTAATTTTATTAGGGCGTAGTGGTAGCGGTAAAACCACAACTTTAAAATTAATCAATCATTTACTTACACCCACCCAAGGACAGGTTTTAGTACAGTCAAAACCAACTACCCAATGGGATGCAATTAAACTGAGAAGACGCATAGGTTATGTTATTCAAGAAACAGGTTTATTTCCTCATTTTACCGTCGCGGAAAATATTGGACTTGTACCATCTTTAGAAAAATGGTCAGCAAATAAAATTCAAACAAGAGTCCATGAAATGTTAGAATTAGTAGGTTTAGAACCTGGAAAATTTGCTCAACGTTATCCCCATCAACTATCAGGAGGCCAACGTCAACGAGTAGGAGTTGCTAGGGCTTTAGCCGCAGATCCACCTATACTATTAATGGATGAACCTTTTGGAGCTTTAGATCCTATTACTCGTTTAGAATTACAACAGCAATTTCAATATTTACAACAACAATTAGGAAAAACCGTGATATTTGTCACCCATGATATTCAAGAAGCTTTCTTTTTAGCTACAAGAATTGGTTTAATGTATGAAGGAAACTTGGTTGCTTTAGGTACAAGAAGAGAGTTTATTAAATCTCAACACCCTGAAGCACAAGCTTTTTTATCTTGTTTGAATGCTTTGAAAAATTGGGAAGAACTGAATTAA
- a CDS encoding DUF423 domain-containing protein, with product MTQIFLTIAAIFGGLSVAAGAFGAHALREKVSERMLEIFDTGARYQMYHALALFLVAILISRFETPPITLLFSGWLFIIGVVIFSGSLYAITFSGIKSLGAIAPLGGVSLMAGWGALAITAATIKF from the coding sequence ATGACACAGATTTTTTTAACCATAGCTGCTATTTTTGGCGGTTTATCTGTAGCTGCTGGTGCTTTCGGCGCTCATGCTTTGCGGGAAAAAGTCAGTGAAAGAATGTTGGAAATTTTCGACACTGGCGCACGTTATCAAATGTATCATGCCCTGGCATTGTTTTTAGTGGCTATCCTCATCAGTCGCTTTGAAACTCCACCTATAACTCTTTTATTTAGTGGGTGGTTATTTATTATTGGTGTCGTGATTTTTTCTGGTAGCTTGTATGCCATTACGTTTTCTGGTATAAAATCACTAGGAGCGATCGCACCATTAGGAGGAGTTTCATTAATGGCTGGTTGGGGTGCTTTAGCTATTACTGCTGCAACCATCAAATTTTGA
- the bchM gene encoding magnesium protoporphyrin IX methyltransferase, with the protein MNAADDKTIVREYFNSTGFDRWKRIYGDGEVNKVQLDIRTGHQQTVDTVIGWLKDDNNLSQLTICDAGCGVGSLSIPLATEGAKVYASDISAKMVSEAQDRAALALKNTVNPDFTVQDLESLNGNYHTVICLDVLIHYPQEKADEMISHLCSLAQSRIMISFAPKTFFLSILKKIGTFFPGPSKTTRAYLHREADVVKILEKNGFKIQRKAMTRTRFYFSRLLEATR; encoded by the coding sequence ATGAACGCAGCCGACGATAAAACAATAGTCCGCGAATACTTCAATTCTACAGGCTTTGACCGTTGGAAACGCATCTATGGAGATGGTGAGGTCAACAAAGTACAGCTAGATATCCGCACTGGACATCAACAAACCGTAGATACCGTCATCGGCTGGTTAAAAGATGATAACAATTTATCCCAGTTAACCATCTGCGATGCTGGGTGTGGTGTTGGTAGTCTCAGTATTCCCCTAGCTACTGAAGGTGCTAAGGTTTACGCCAGTGATATTTCCGCCAAAATGGTATCAGAAGCACAGGATAGAGCTGCATTAGCTTTAAAAAATACAGTTAATCCTGATTTTACAGTACAAGACTTAGAATCTTTAAATGGCAATTATCACACAGTTATTTGTTTGGATGTGCTGATTCATTACCCCCAAGAAAAAGCAGATGAAATGATTTCTCACCTGTGTTCTTTGGCACAATCACGCATAATGATTAGTTTTGCCCCGAAAACCTTTTTTCTGTCTATCCTCAAAAAAATAGGTACTTTCTTCCCAGGACCAAGTAAAACAACTCGTGCTTATTTACATCGTGAAGCAGATGTAGTGAAAATTCTGGAGAAAAATGGCTTTAAAATACAAAGAAAAGCTATGACTAGAACCCGTTTCTATTTTTCCCGCTTGTTAGAAGCTACAAGGTAA
- a CDS encoding metallophosphoesterase, with product MHRLLSGPLTTEKLTVKIAGLPASLQGKKLVQMSDFHYDGLRLSDKMLARAIAITNQAKPDLILLTGDFITTSTATLDQLAKYLKKLQSRHGIYAVLGNHDLYYKNSQTEVTTKLTNIGIHVLWNQISYPLGKELAIVGLADFYSKEFNPTPVMNQLDPDTPCIVLSHNPDTAEILQKWRVDLQLSGHTHGGQIVIPGFGPVLMIQHKILRITPKKLQNFLPFLRKKHPVFNHWEWSQGFHKIGKNQLYVNRGLGTYLPGRLFCPPEVTIITLQSK from the coding sequence ATGCACAGATTATTATCTGGACCGTTGACTACAGAAAAATTAACGGTAAAAATTGCGGGTTTACCTGCATCATTACAAGGTAAAAAATTGGTGCAAATGTCAGATTTTCACTATGATGGTTTGCGCTTATCAGATAAAATGTTAGCAAGAGCGATCGCCATTACAAACCAAGCAAAACCAGACTTAATTTTATTAACCGGCGACTTCATCACCACCAGCACCGCAACCCTTGATCAACTAGCAAAATACCTGAAAAAATTGCAAAGTCGTCATGGTATTTATGCCGTACTGGGAAACCACGATTTATATTATAAAAATTCCCAAACTGAAGTTACAACTAAATTAACAAATATAGGTATTCATGTTCTTTGGAATCAAATTTCCTATCCATTAGGAAAAGAATTAGCAATTGTAGGACTAGCGGATTTTTACTCAAAAGAATTTAATCCTACACCAGTGATGAACCAACTAGATCCTGATACACCTTGCATAGTTTTATCCCATAACCCAGATACAGCAGAAATATTGCAAAAATGGCGTGTAGATTTGCAATTATCTGGTCATACTCACGGTGGACAAATCGTTATTCCTGGGTTCGGTCCTGTATTAATGATTCAACATAAAATTCTCAGAATAACACCCAAAAAATTACAAAATTTCCTACCATTTCTCAGAAAAAAACACCCTGTATTTAATCATTGGGAATGGTCACAAGGTTTCCATAAAATAGGCAAAAATCAACTATATGTTAATCGCGGTTTAGGTACTTATTTACCAGGACGTTTATTTTGTCCGCCAGAAGTGACTATCATTACTTTACAAAGTAAATAA